In the genome of Kluyveromyces marxianus DMKU3-1042 DNA, complete genome, chromosome 1, one region contains:
- the CTK3 gene encoding Ctk3p produces the protein MDAFEARLQFVQVIKNLHKTLHKKRDTSPSGAALSSSGSSSGSAFTDPVQFYLKHFEHHYEDFQQCFFETALNMDSLDRLNVLIYWSRIISSLWPRCLKNVDGQWNIQGKVLFEFLLLDLNKMVDIVLPKEDWKSLTNLDVSIEVLQFIISLVKSDSNALNFEPYKEDGLEKYQKLLELDRSHIVDQFSESIWNKINEKSFEFEWVEHTKQPTCEQSIIQCLQILVDRRSKAFILQEAYRKHLVLNLPNTSQLPTVLHRMENDRERHKKSKEHRWFIERDDMMDTIEFDTIWNSFSLGMNRNDYQNIKTIQEIAQASYKYLEN, from the coding sequence ATGGATGCATTTGAAGCCAGGTTGCAATTCGTCCAAGTGATCAAAAACCTGCATAAAACACTTCACAAGAAGAGAGACACATCGCCAAGCGGAGCAGCATTATCATCTTCCGGCTCATCTTCCGGCTCTGCATTCACGGACCCAGTACAGTTCTATTTGAAACATTTCGAACACCACTATGAGGACTTTCAACAGTGTTTCTTTGAAACTGCATTGAACATGGACTCTCTAGATAGATTGAACGTTCTAATATACTGGAGCAGAATAATATCGTCGCTCTGGCCCAGATGCTTGAAAAATGTCGACGGACAGTGGAACATCCAGGGGAAAGTATTATTCGAGTTTTTGCTCCTGgatttgaacaaaatgGTTGACATAGTGCTTCCGAAGGAAGACTGGAAATCGTTAACGAATCTAGACGTCTCGATCGAAGTGCTGCAGTTTATCATCTCGCTTGTAAAGAGTGATTCAAATGCATTGAATTTCGAGCCCTACAAGGAGGACGGGCTCGAAAAGTACCAGAAGCTGCTCGAGTTAGATAGATCGCACATCGTTGACCAATTCTCGGAGTCTATATGGAATAAGATCAATGAGAAGAGCTTTGAGTTCGAATGGGTCGAACACACAAAACAACCAACGTGCGAACAATCCATAATTCAGTGCCTCCAGATTTTAGTAGACAGGAGATCCAAGGCGTTCATTCTCCAAGAAGCATACAGAAAGCATTTGGTGCTAAACTTGCCAAACACCTCTCAACTTCCGACTGTGCTTCACAGAATGGAAAATGACAGAGAACGACATAAGAAGTCCAAGGAACACCGGTGGTTTATCGAGCGCGACGATATGATGGATACCATTGAGTTTGACACCATATGGAATTCGTTCTCCCTAGGTATGAACAGAAATGACTACCAGAACATAAAAACGATCCAAGAGATTGCCCAAGCAAGCTATAAATACTTAGAGAATTGA
- a CDS encoding pre-mRNA leakage protein 39 yields the protein MEADLRERMDRLAHVLGGSKSRTEDDVQYMVKWVEKIAKGSHRINKYRYRSRSKVTSRGDLEQILTRVTPYVKVIDTVGNKENLFNRERIHEGLRQVVEATRTSPICWDSQFVNPVAIVSRGLSVSFCEDSVVTLCCNSCKETVSLDLCDMDLNEQYACRLKDVHSQECVWSYLSVPLDMVYHLNVNTVMYEITRIKQTLDKISSVEYYKSWKLQFVLPEKIQKIAQWFGFSPSDNLAVIYVLLCGYEPVGSPEEEILECVGSYIKTGLSQVLQDADYVGHPRWSCYYDKDRILDLMYETLIRGTEDSSISSRLSRLRDIVTKW from the coding sequence ATGGAGGCGGACCTTAGAGAACGGATGGACCGTTTGGCCCATGTTTTAGGAGGGAGCAAGAGTCGTACCGAAGATGATGTGCAGTATATGGTGAAATGGGTAGAGAAAATAGCCAAAGGTTCGCATCGGATCAACAAGTACAGGTACAGAAGCAGGTCGAAAGTAACATCCAGGGGAGACTTGGAACAGATTTTGACAAGGGTTACGCCATATGTGAAGGTCATTGATACCGTTGGTAACAAAGAAAATTTGTTCAACAGAGAGAGGATTCACGAAGGACTGCGGCAGGTCGTGGAGGCTACCAGGACATCTCCCATATGCTGGGACTCGCAATTTGTGAACCCTGTAGCGATAGTGTCAAGAGGGCTTTCAGTAAGTTTCTGTGAAGATTCTGTGGTGACATTGTGTTGTAATTCGTGCAAAGAAACGGTATCGTTGGACCTTTGCGATATGGATCTTAACGAGCAATATGCATGCAGATTGAAAGACGTACATTCCCAAGAGTGCGTGTGGTCATACTTGTCTGTTCCTCTAGATATGGTATACCATTTGAACGTCAATACTGTGATGTATGAGATAACCCGTATAAAGCAAACGTTGGACAAGATTTCCAGTGTGGAATACTACAAATCGTGGAAGCTTCAATTTGTGCTTCCTGAAAAGATCCAAAAGATAGCCCAATGGTTTGGGTTTAGTCCAAGCGATAACCTTGCAGTAATATACGTGCTTCTCTGTGGCTACGAACCTGTGGGATCTCCTGAGGAGGAAATTTTGGAATGTGTGGGGTCCTACATAAAGACCGGTTTGTCACAGGTGTTGCAGGATGCAGATTATGTGGGCCACCCAAGATGGAGCTGCTACTACGACAAGGACAGGATCCTCGATCTCATGTACGAAACCCTGATACGTGGCACAGAAGACAGCTCGATATCAAGCAGGTTATCTCGGTTAAGGGATATAGTGACCAagtggtag
- the SEC65 gene encoding RNA-binding signal recognition particle subunit SEC65, with product MPVIEEIEDIDDIDNLDMDLAQLDASLKTPVAPKIVPTVVRSQDEEEQKQQQQLSGTSSQEGGAGFSFIDSETGKVEKSHALSKAELDEIKEFQMLYPCYFDARRSHAQGRRAPVELCVENPVAKTIADAARSLGIPSIFEGSKTHPQDFGNPGRVRVLIKSEGKPFVNDIPNKRVLMKRIGEYLKRHPTTLAGVKQLPYGHEFDEVQPSKIPLLKGTPMNDIVPLHSPFLMKHPMTKSLYDAPPPSQQIGAGAAGGASEKQMKAPKNKFRVVRR from the coding sequence ATGCCAGTTATAGAGGAGATTGAAGATATCGATGATATCGATAATTTAGATATGGATCTTGCCCAATTGGACGCCTCTTTAAAGACACCAGTGGCTCCCAAGATCGTACCTACAGTAGTGAGAAGtcaagatgaagaggaacaaaagcagcagcaacagctaAGTGGTACCTCAAGTCAGGAGGGTGGTGCTGGATTTAGTTTTATCGACTCAGAGACGGGTAAAGTTGAGAAGAGCCATGCTCTATCGAAGGCAGAGTTGGATGAGATTAAGGAATTCCAAATGTTGTATCCATGTTATTTCGATGCTAGAAGAAGTCATGCTCAGGGTAGACGGGCACCAGTAGAGCTGTGTGTTGAGAATCCTGTGGCCAAAACGATAGCTGATGCGGCTAGATCGCTGGGCATTCCATCTATTTTCGAAGGAAGTAAGACACATCCTCAGGATTTCGGTAACCCCGGCAGAGTGCGCGTGTTAATCAAAAGTGAAGGCAAGCCATTTGTAAATGATATTCCTAATAAGAGGGTTCTTATGAAACGTATTGGTGAGTATCTAAAGCGTCATCCTACCACCTTAGCAGGGGTTAAACAACTACCCTACGGTCACGAATTTGACGAAGTGCAGCCAAGTAAGATTCCGTTGTTGAAGGGAACGCCAATGAACGATATTGTTCCTCTACATAGTCCATTTTTGATGAAACATCCGATGACAAAGTCATTATACGATGCACCTCCTCCATCGCAGCAGATAGGTGCTGGTGCCGCAGGTGGTGCTTCCGAGAAGCAGATGAAGGCACCAAAGAATAAATTCCGTGTAGTAAGACGTTAA
- the DSK2 gene encoding ubiquitin domain-containing protein DSK2, producing MSDKITVHIKSGQNNWSVEVEQSATIRGFKEKISEVSDVPADNQRLIYSGKILKDGETVESYKIQDGHSVHMVKSGGARAASGTSGASAAAEPASGASGAANSNGGAAVPSNISAGQTGGFNPLADLTGARYAGLTNLPSADMFGPDGGLNSGEGANAESMLHMLENPIFQSQMNEMLSNPQMVDFLIQQNPQLQALGPRAREVLQSPFFRQMMTDPQMIRQSMQMASSMGLSPDGGAASSFPAPGSAGTQSTTATRDDASGTSGNTGNTGASSGNTGGAAANPFASLFGNAGGAGGAAAAANPFAGLFPQGQQPQFNPELFASMFGGAAQPPTQPADNRPPEERYESQLRQLNDMGFFDFDRNVAALRRSGGSVQGALDALLNGDV from the coding sequence ATGAGTGACAAGATTACAGTTCATATCAAGTCTGGACAGAACAATTGGAGCGTTGAAGTGGAGCAGAGTGCTACTATTCGTGGGTTCAAGGAGAAGATTAGCGAGGTGAGCGATGTTCCAGCGGATAACCAGCGGTTGATTTACTCTGGgaagattttgaaggatgGGGAGACGGTTGAGTCGTACAAGATCCAGGACGGGCATTCTGTGCATATGGTGAAGTCTGGTGGCGCGAGGGCAGCATCTGGGACGTCTGGAGCATCAGCAGCTGCAGAGCCAGCATCAGGAGCATCAGGAGCAGCCAATTCCAACGGTGGCGCCGCAGTTCCAAGCAACATATCTGCAGGTCAGACAGGCGGTTTTAATCCGTTGGCAGATTTGACTGGAGCACGTTACGCAGGGCTCACGAACTTGCCCTCTGCGGATATGTTTGGGCCTGACGGTGGATTGAACAGCGGGGAAGGTGCAAATGCGGAATCGATGCTTCACATGCTGGAGAATCCTATTTTCCAGTCGCAAATGAACGAAATGTTGAGCAATCCGCAGATGGTGGACTTTTTGATCCAGCAAAACCCTCAATTGCAAGCATTGGGTCCTCGGGCCAGGGAGGTTTTGCAGAGTCCGTTCTTCAGACAGATGATGACCGACCCACAGATGATCAGACAGTCGATGCAGATGGCTAGTTCTATGGGTCTTTCCCCTGACGGGGGCGCAGCGTCATCGTTCCCTGCGCCTGGATCTGCAGGTACCCAGTCCACTACTGCCACGCGAGATGATGCGTCTGGGACCTCTGGAAACACTGGAAACACTGGCGCATCCTCTGGAAACACCGGTGGTGCGGCCGCTAACCCATTCGCTAGCCTCTTTGGAAATGCTGGCGGCGCCGGTGGCGCTGCTGCTGCGGCAAACCCATTCGCTGGCCTATTTCCTCAGGGACAACAACCGCAATTCAACCCAGAGTTGTTCGCAAGCATGTTCGGTGGCGCGGCTCAACCACCCACACAGCCAGCTGACAACAGACCGCCAGAAGAGCGCTACGAATCTCAGTTGAGACAGTTAAATGATATGGGTTTCTTCGACTTCGACAGAAACGTTGCCGCGTTGAGACGCTCAGGCGGCTCTGTCCAAGGAGCACTAGATGCTTTGCTAAATGGCGATGTCTAA
- the DAT1 gene encoding Dat1p: MAKKLSDGRKPGSGRKPGKAKTLAEGRKPGSGRKKGSKNVAGSGAGMANSVTKNVGNGTKGKSKSRVKGGGLDVAGSLIGGGKPSSQSSSTGSSPAMAMATSLLLQQDSQDSHGQGHHQHGYAAPQGLMGHSHGHGHGHGHGHDAGSNGGGNVNGNGNGGNGNGNGNGNGNGSVSRRDRELIDALNKLSKCKSPPQSPEPLQASKLPMLTSFWGGMESVPLRQDQEQQLQHQLQLQFQLQHQQQQQQQQQQQQQQQQQQQQQQQNHSHSHNQHHSHINSHSHNQGQQQNQQPFPQNQHLSQQSSVAWLNTPPPQVGSSNSPIHQSNSSAHPSDLGTSH; this comes from the coding sequence ATGGCTAAGAAACTGAGTGATGGACGTAAACCAGGGAGTGGTAGGAAGCCTGGGAAGGCGAAGACGCTAGCTGAGGGGCGGAAGCCTGGTAGTGGGCGGAAGAAGGGGTCGAAGAACGTTGCTGGAAGTGGAGCAGGAATGGCGAATTCAGTGACGAAAAATGTTGGTAATGGGACGAAGGGGAAGTCGAAGTCTAGGGTAAAGGGCGGTGGTCTTGATGTTGCTGGGAGTCTGATTGGGGGCGGGAAGCCTTCATCGCAATCGTCTTCGACCGGGTCGTCGCCGGCAATGGCGATGGCCACGTCGCTGTTGCTGCAGCAGGATTCGCAAGATTCGCATGGGCAAGGTCACCACCAGCATGGGTATGCGGCCCCCCAGGGGCTCATGGGCCATAGCcatgggcatgggcatggTCATGGGCACGGCCACGATGCTGGGTCCAATGGCGGTGGAAACGTGAACGGTAACGGCAACGGTGGTAATGGCAATGGTAATGGCAATGGTAATGGCAATGGCAGTGTCTCTAGACGAGACAGGGAGCTTATCGATGCTTTGAACAAGCTCAGTAAGTGCAAGTCGCCGCCACAGTCGCCCGAGCCATTGCAGGCGTCCAAGCTTCCAATGTTGACTTCGTTCTGGGGCGGTATGGAATCTGTGCCGCTGCGACAGGATCAGGAACAGCAGCTCCAGCATCAACTTCagcttcaatttcaactccagcatcaacaacagcagcaacaacagcaacagcaacagcagcaacagcaacagcaacagcaacagcagcaacaaaaTCATAGTCACAGTCATAATCAGCACCATAGCCACATTAACAGTCACAGCCATAACCAGggccaacaacaaaatcaacaGCCATTTCCCCAAAACCAGCACTTGTCTCAACAATCGAGCGTAGCGTGGCTGAATACTCCTCCACCACAGGTCGGTAGCTCCAATTCTCCAATTCACCAGAGTAACTCATCTGCACATCCGTCAGATTTAGGAACCTCTCACTAA
- the URA5 gene encoding orotate phosphoribosyltransferase URA5, whose translation MPVLEDYQKNFLELATESKALRFGEFTLKSGRKSPYFFNLGLFNTGKLLSNLATAYAIAIIQSDLKFDVIFGPAYKGIPLASIVCVKLAEIGGSKFQDVRYAFNRKEKKDHGEGGNIVGAALKDQRVLIIDDVMTAGTAINEAFEIIAKEEGKVVGTIIALDRQEVVNTEDAERLSATQAVSKRYGIPVLSIVNLSNIISFLDGRISPEERERMENYRLTYGVSE comes from the coding sequence ATGCCAGTTTTAGAAGATTACCAGAAGAACTTTTTGGAGCTTGCCACGGAATCCAAGGCGTTGAGATTTGGTGAGTTTACGTTAAAGTCTGGCCGTAAGTCTCCATACTTTTTCAACTTGGGTCTTTTCAACACGGGGAAGTTGCTTTCGAACTTGGCTACTGCTTATGCGATTGCGATTATCCAATCCGACTTGAAGTTTGATGTTATCTTTGGTCCAGCTTACAAGGGTATTCCATTAGCGTCGATTGTGTGCGTGAAGCTAGCTGAGATTGGGGGCTCGAAATTCCAAGATGTGAGATATGCTTTCAacagaaaggaaaagaaggatcaCGGTGAAGGTGGGAACATTGTTGGTGCGGCATTGAAGGACCAGAGGGTGCTTATCATTGACGATGTGATGACCGCTGGTACCGCTATCAACGAAGCTTTCGAGATCATTGCGAAGGAGGAAGGTAAGGTTGTGGGTACGATCATTGCCTTGGATAGACAGGAAGTTGTGAACACAGAAGATGCAGAAAGATTGAGTGCCACTCAGGCCGTCTCAAAGAGATATGGAATCCCAGTGCTAAGCATCGTGAACTTGTCTAATATCATCAGTTTCTTAGATGGTAGAATATCTCCAgaggaaagagaaagaatgGAAAACTACCGCCTAACATACGGGGTGTCTGAGTAG
- the RRN9 gene encoding Rrn9p: MDSQLVRDAVDLLATLDQEQRNDLSVHLYSAHLLKHLLYRANKDEKKILRTETFVKTVLKEDWTAWPSENVIIDPNTTSLYEDQSVTETQKTRSESGLEPGQLDQESLNHATEMLYGELNAFWQQKLKESFNNGKERDEKEQQDAEEEGEGTEEETEGNKEKFNGYAGTVLDINQMDLPDDIFQNTLFKLDQFIGTLHLDAAEKNTISLSTVPNEPQIKLTKEELGSVQTQSLKGKAKYDYKDIIVHACASGEDMSQEYLKAVELFQDLPKTLDKSQFVLPDSFLNKFTHINLGTFDDSQGSSDDSNLNNTGVKHKKKKKTKNSKQIQEEEEITDEPEKESEAESFVELKRIFGDRRNDPNARREARLLLRKDEFARDKKMFFTVLEHQKKGYSSTLKRKPKKKLNTYGDALDIDTDYGFADLD; this comes from the coding sequence ATGGATTCTCAGTTGGTACGAGATGCAGTAGATTTGCTTGCAACGTTAGATCAAGAACAACGGAATGATCTTTCAGTACATTTGTACTCTGCTCATCTCTTAAAACATCTGCTCTACCGAGCTAACAAAGAtgagaaaaagatattgaGAACGGAAACGTTTGTTAAAACGGTTTTAAAGGAGGACTGGACGGCATGGCCTAGTGAAAATGTCATTATAGATCCCAATACGACTTCATTGTATGAAGATCAAAGTGTAACAGAAACACAGAAAACAAGATCAGAATCAGGCCTGGAGCCGGGACAATTGGATCAAGAGTCTTTGAATCATGCTACAGAAATGCTCTATGGGGAGCTAAATGCATTCTGGCAACAGAAGCTGAAGGAAAGCTTTAATAATGGCAAGGAAAGGGATGAGAAGGAACAACaagatgcagaagaagagggagAGGGCACCGAAGAAGAGACAGAGGGAAACAAGGAGAAATTCAATGGCTATGCTGGCACAGTATTGGATATCAATCAAATGGATCTACCAGATGACATTTTCCAGAATACACTCTTCAAGTTAGATCAATTCATCGGGACTTTGCACTTGGATGCCGCGGAGAAGAATACAATCTCATTGTCTACAGTTCCTAATGAGCCACAAATTAAACTCACCAAGGAAGAATTAGGGAGCGTTCAAACACAATCTTTGAAAGGAAAAGCGAAATATGACTACAAAGATATAATAGTGCACGCTTGTGCCTCAGGAGAAGATATGTCCCAAGAATACCTTAAGGCAGTAGAATTATTCCAAGATTTACCGAAAACTCTTGACAAATCTCAATTCGTACTACCAGATTCATTCTTGAATAAATTTACTCATATCAATCTGGGTACCTTTGACGACTCACAGGGGTCATCCGATGATAGTAACTTGAATAATACTGGAGTGAAgcataagaagaagaaaaagaccaagaattcaaaacaaatacaagaagaagaggaaataACAGACGAGCCTGAAAAAGAATCAGAAGCCGAATCCTTTGTAGAACtcaaaagaatatttggCGATCGCAGGAATGATCCAAATGCTAGAAGGGAGGCTAGACTACTTCTCAGAAAGGACGAATTTGCAAGAGACAAGAAGATGTTCTTTACAGTTTTGGAACACCAAAAGAAGGGTTATTCCAGTACTCTAAaaaggaaaccaaaaaagaaactaaaTACTTACGGAGATGCATTAGATATAGACACTGACTATGGATTTGCTGATTTGGACTGA